From the genome of Candidatus Buchananbacteria bacterium, one region includes:
- a CDS encoding SDR family oxidoreductase translates to MKLKTIKEMFDFKGQTVVVTGGAKGIGYGIVERFVEAGANVVISDIDDQTGETKAKSLGKKVAYIHTDVSQESDVQNLIKTTVERFGSLDVFVNNAGIFPTMPALDMDVELWEKIQAVNLRGVFLCSKEAAKIMVAKSGGVIVNIASIDALHPSQPGLSAYDASKHGVWGFTKNFALEVAPKNIRVNAIAPGGIVTEGVEAMTQGAIKVSDAQSDTIKQFAARIPMGRMGIPDDIASVTLFLASDAARYMTGSIVVVDGGYLLT, encoded by the coding sequence ATGAAACTAAAGACAATCAAGGAAATGTTTGATTTCAAAGGACAAACGGTTGTCGTAACCGGTGGCGCCAAAGGAATCGGCTATGGTATTGTCGAACGTTTCGTTGAAGCCGGCGCGAATGTAGTCATCAGCGATATTGACGACCAAACTGGTGAAACCAAAGCAAAATCATTAGGAAAAAAAGTTGCCTACATCCATACCGACGTCAGCCAAGAATCTGACGTTCAAAATTTAATTAAAACAACCGTTGAACGGTTTGGCAGTCTTGATGTCTTTGTTAATAACGCCGGGATCTTTCCGACGATGCCGGCTCTGGACATGGATGTTGAACTGTGGGAAAAAATTCAAGCCGTTAATCTGCGCGGTGTGTTTCTTTGCAGTAAAGAAGCTGCTAAAATTATGGTCGCCAAATCAGGCGGCGTCATCGTTAATATTGCTTCTATTGACGCACTCCACCCAAGCCAGCCGGGACTTTCTGCCTACGACGCTTCAAAACACGGCGTTTGGGGTTTCACCAAAAATTTTGCCCTGGAGGTGGCGCCAAAAAATATCCGGGTTAACGCCATTGCTCCGGGAGGGATTGTCACCGAAGGCGTTGAAGCAATGACCCAAGGAGCAATCAAGGTATCTGACGCTCAAAGTGATACGATCAAACAGTTTGCCGCCAGAATTCCGATGGGCCGCATGGGTATACCAGACGACATCGCTAGTGTCACCTTATTTTTAGCCTCTGACGCCGCACGTTATATGACCGGCAGCATTGTCGTAGTTGACGGCGGTTATTTATTGACCTAA
- a CDS encoding tRNA-binding protein — MNDSTKTITFEDFEKVDIRVGKIIEISDFPEARKPAYKLKIDFGPQIGIKQSSVQAVGAHTKENLLNSLVCCVVNFPPKQVGPFQSQVLTLGFKNTAGDGWVLIEPKSDTITLGSKLA, encoded by the coding sequence ATGAATGACAGCACTAAAACTATAACTTTTGAAGATTTTGAAAAAGTGGACATTCGCGTTGGGAAAATTATTGAAATCTCTGATTTCCCCGAAGCGCGCAAACCGGCATACAAGCTCAAAATTGATTTTGGTCCGCAAATCGGGATCAAACAATCAAGTGTACAGGCAGTGGGCGCTCATACGAAAGAAAATCTTCTCAATTCGCTAGTGTGCTGCGTGGTAAATTTTCCGCCCAAACAAGTGGGTCCGTTTCAGTCGCAGGTCCTTACTCTTGGCTTTAAAAATACCGCCGGTGACGGCTGGGTTCTGATTGAACCAAAAAGTGACACCATAACGCTGGGAAGTAAGTTAGCTTGA
- a CDS encoding thioredoxin domain-containing protein yields the protein MPDKKDFFDMSSKQSLVLGLGWGIAIVSVIGFVVLLAGGSPSNNAPAKNTNVAVNANVNPTPTPTPTPEASGDVSKTAPVTDSDHIKGNKNAKITLLEYSDFQCPFCQRHVPTLEQVLEQYGDDVRLVYRHFPLNSIHPQAQKAAEASECAAEQGKFWEMHDLMFANQSALDVTSLKGYAKTLGLNQSQFDSCLDTGKFAGKVNQQAAEAQAAGITGTPGTFVNDQLVKGAYPIATFQQIIDSML from the coding sequence ATGCCAGACAAAAAAGATTTTTTTGATATGTCGTCTAAGCAGAGTTTGGTTTTAGGGCTTGGTTGGGGGATTGCCATTGTTAGCGTTATTGGTTTCGTCGTCCTTTTGGCCGGCGGATCACCAAGCAATAACGCTCCGGCCAAAAATACTAACGTTGCAGTTAACGCCAACGTTAATCCGACCCCAACTCCGACCCCAACTCCAGAGGCTTCTGGAGATGTTTCAAAAACTGCTCCGGTCACAGACAGTGACCATATCAAGGGCAATAAGAATGCAAAGATCACTTTGCTTGAATACTCCGATTTTCAGTGTCCGTTCTGTCAGCGCCACGTGCCGACGCTAGAACAGGTTCTTGAACAATATGGTGATGACGTTCGATTGGTCTACCGCCATTTCCCGCTCAATTCAATTCATCCGCAGGCCCAGAAAGCTGCTGAAGCTTCCGAATGTGCTGCTGAACAAGGTAAGTTTTGGGAAATGCATGATTTAATGTTTGCTAACCAAAGTGCTTTGGATGTGACCAGTCTTAAGGGTTATGCCAAGACGCTTGGTTTAAACCAGTCTCAGTTTGACAGCTGTTTAGACACTGGTAAATTTGCCGGAAAAGTTAACCAGCAAGCCGCTGAAGCGCAAGCCGCTGGTATTACTGGTACTCCGGGAACCTTCGTTAATGATCAGTTGGTCAAGGGAGCTTATCCAATTGCCACCTTCCAGCAAATTATTGATTCAATGCTTTAA
- the gatA gene encoding Asp-tRNA(Asn)/Glu-tRNA(Gln) amidotransferase subunit GatA: protein MKLNELTIAQASSGLQKKEFSSVELTKACFDEIKKTDKKIEAFLTLTEDSALAQAKEADQRADFSKPLTGIPYAAKDIFCTKGVRTTCSSKILENYIPPYSATVIEKIQEQSGVMLGKVNMDEFACGSSTETSYFAKTKNPWDLERVPGGSSGGSVAATASHQCIYSLGTDTGGSIRQPAALTNLVGLKPTYGRVSRYGVIAMASSLDQVGPLTKTVEDSAILLGQLAGRDEYDSTTLDVPVPDYASEIKRDIKGLKIGVPKEYFIDGMDPEVEKTVRKAIDKLKDLGAEMVEVSLPHAMYGLAVYYIIMPSELSSNLARYDGVRYGYSANAKNLLDNYLETRAQGFGAEIRRRIMLGTYTLSSGYYDAYYLKAQKVRTLVKQDFDRAFEQVDCLLTPTSPTVAFRLGEKTADPLTMYLADIFTVSVNIAGVCAVSVPCGFVKPKDGAVELPVGLQLIGKQFDETTILKAAYNYEQACDWYKRKPKID, encoded by the coding sequence GAAATCAAAAAGACCGATAAAAAAATTGAGGCTTTTTTGACGTTGACTGAAGATTCGGCATTGGCGCAGGCTAAGGAGGCCGACCAGAGGGCAGATTTTTCAAAACCGTTAACGGGAATTCCGTATGCCGCCAAAGATATTTTTTGCACCAAGGGCGTGCGAACGACTTGTAGCTCAAAAATTTTAGAGAATTACATCCCGCCATATTCCGCGACCGTGATTGAAAAAATTCAGGAGCAATCTGGCGTGATGCTAGGCAAGGTCAACATGGACGAATTTGCCTGTGGTTCTTCAACAGAAACTTCATATTTTGCCAAAACGAAAAATCCTTGGGATTTGGAGCGGGTACCAGGTGGTAGCTCCGGCGGTTCGGTTGCGGCAACAGCCTCCCATCAATGTATTTATTCGCTTGGTACTGATACTGGTGGTTCAATCAGGCAACCGGCTGCTTTAACGAACTTAGTTGGTTTAAAACCGACATATGGACGAGTATCGCGCTATGGAGTTATTGCCATGGCTTCTTCACTTGACCAAGTCGGACCGCTAACCAAGACAGTCGAGGATTCAGCGATTTTGTTGGGTCAGCTGGCTGGTCGCGATGAGTATGATTCAACCACTTTGGATGTGCCGGTTCCTGATTACGCTTCAGAAATAAAACGTGATATTAAAGGCCTTAAAATTGGTGTACCGAAAGAATATTTTATTGATGGTATGGATCCAGAAGTGGAAAAAACGGTTCGTAAAGCAATTGATAAGTTAAAAGATTTAGGTGCGGAAATGGTGGAAGTCAGTTTGCCTCATGCGATGTACGGTTTAGCAGTGTACTATATTATTATGCCATCTGAGTTAAGTTCTAATCTCGCTCGGTATGACGGTGTTCGCTACGGGTATTCGGCCAATGCTAAAAATTTACTTGATAATTATTTAGAAACTAGAGCCCAGGGTTTTGGTGCGGAAATCAGACGGCGAATTATGCTTGGAACATATACGTTGTCTTCCGGTTATTATGATGCGTATTATTTGAAGGCGCAGAAAGTCAGAACGCTGGTTAAACAGGATTTTGACCGGGCTTTTGAGCAAGTTGACTGTTTATTGACGCCAACTTCACCGACGGTTGCGTTTAGGCTTGGAGAAAAAACTGCTGATCCACTGACAATGTACCTGGCCGATATTTTTACGGTTTCGGTTAATATTGCGGGCGTTTGTGCTGTTTCGGTGCCGTGTGGATTTGTTAAGCCTAAAGACGGGGCGGTGGAACTGCCGGTTGGACTCCAGTTGATTGGCAAGCAATTTGATGAAACAACAATCTTAAAAGCTGCGTATAATTATGAGCAGGCGTGCGATTGGTACAAGCGAAAGCCAAAAATTGACTAG